One segment of Streptomyces sp. YIM 121038 DNA contains the following:
- a CDS encoding HEXXH motif domain-containing protein: MTDGRLDLYRLPEESLRSIAAGDARAPELRLLRSAQRSHLLLVLRSLLDHSGVARARPPRVGAVASAESAWRLLAAVQRSDPGAVDAVLADPMVMAWAMRLLRRLRGVGRGAASSAAPLWADVGQLYALAAAAALRAGRDAVVGVPAHRGVVWVPGAGVVGPLSSRRWSGAEVRVAAHGAVVRGEGGEVRLPRDLGEAAPGWHPLPVLWDAAPWSGEPGAALRFDTVTPYRDFVVSPRAPARMAGRRSGLWRERVAGACALLARESPADAVRLAALVRVLVPRAFAASTRGQVASSSSPDAFGAVTLSLPYDEAQMAATLVHETRHQQLNALLGLVPLVREPDGGGRRLHYAPWRSDPRPVHGLLHGVFAFAGVTRFWRLHRDFVTGDEARRADFEFAVFRDQVREVAAVLLSGAELTAAGRMFVEEIAAAAGGWAKEDVMAEPARLAAHYCALRRAVWRARHLEFDGAAARRAAAARAAGEAAPPLPGSWLRPRPDAIRTDTFGHVVRLYLGAPDEFARRWRKADAAGDAVIGAECAAVAGDADGAVRRYAAWAAADPGDVEAWIGAVLAEPARSAAGELLLGRPEAVAAVRRAVAAEGVEPPGPLELAEWLCGAVAAPGGDSGWCGDSDWRG, encoded by the coding sequence GTGACCGACGGGCGGTTGGACCTGTACCGGCTCCCCGAGGAGTCGTTGAGGTCAATCGCCGCAGGTGACGCCCGGGCTCCGGAGTTGCGGCTGCTGCGCTCCGCCCAGCGCAGTCACCTGCTGCTCGTGCTGAGGTCGCTGCTCGACCACAGTGGTGTGGCGCGGGCCCGGCCGCCCCGCGTCGGCGCGGTGGCGTCGGCGGAGTCGGCCTGGCGCCTGCTCGCCGCCGTGCAGCGCAGTGACCCGGGTGCGGTCGACGCGGTTCTCGCGGACCCCATGGTGATGGCCTGGGCCATGCGGCTGCTGCGGAGGCTGCGCGGCGTCGGGCGGGGTGCCGCTTCTTCGGCGGCGCCGCTGTGGGCGGATGTCGGCCAGTTGTACGCGCTGGCCGCGGCGGCGGCACTGCGTGCCGGGCGGGACGCCGTGGTGGGCGTGCCGGCCCACCGGGGCGTGGTGTGGGTGCCCGGCGCCGGGGTCGTGGGGCCGCTGTCGTCGCGCAGGTGGAGCGGGGCCGAGGTCCGGGTGGCCGCGCACGGCGCCGTCGTACGGGGGGAGGGCGGGGAGGTGCGGTTGCCCCGGGATCTGGGGGAGGCCGCGCCCGGGTGGCATCCGCTTCCGGTGCTGTGGGACGCGGCGCCCTGGTCCGGTGAGCCGGGGGCCGCGCTCCGCTTCGACACGGTGACGCCGTACCGCGACTTCGTGGTGTCCCCGCGGGCTCCGGCGCGGATGGCGGGGCGGCGGTCCGGGCTGTGGCGGGAGCGGGTCGCCGGTGCGTGCGCCCTGCTGGCCCGGGAGTCCCCGGCGGACGCGGTGCGCCTTGCGGCGCTGGTGCGGGTTCTGGTGCCCCGGGCCTTCGCCGCGTCCACGCGGGGCCAGGTGGCCAGTTCCTCCTCGCCAGACGCCTTCGGCGCGGTCACCCTTTCGCTGCCGTACGACGAGGCGCAGATGGCTGCAACGCTGGTGCACGAGACCCGCCATCAGCAGTTGAACGCGCTGCTCGGCCTCGTACCGCTGGTGCGGGAGCCGGACGGGGGCGGGCGGCGGCTGCACTACGCGCCCTGGCGCAGCGATCCTCGGCCGGTGCACGGCCTGTTGCACGGGGTGTTCGCGTTCGCGGGGGTGACGCGTTTCTGGCGGCTGCACCGGGACTTCGTCACGGGGGACGAGGCGCGGCGTGCCGACTTCGAGTTCGCCGTGTTCCGGGACCAGGTGCGGGAGGTCGCCGCCGTTCTGCTGTCCGGTGCGGAACTCACCGCGGCGGGGCGGATGTTCGTGGAGGAGATCGCGGCGGCGGCCGGGGGGTGGGCGAAGGAGGACGTCATGGCCGAGCCCGCGCGGCTGGCCGCGCACTACTGCGCGTTGCGGCGGGCCGTGTGGCGGGCGCGGCACCTGGAGTTCGACGGGGCGGCGGCGCGGCGGGCCGCCGCCGCGCGGGCGGCGGGCGAGGCGGCTCCGCCGCTGCCGGGGTCGTGGCTGCGGCCGCGTCCGGACGCGATCCGTACGGACACCTTCGGGCATGTGGTCCGGCTCTACCTGGGGGCGCCGGACGAGTTCGCCCGCCGCTGGCGGAAGGCCGACGCGGCGGGGGACGCGGTGATCGGCGCCGAGTGCGCGGCGGTGGCCGGGGACGCCGACGGTGCCGTGCGCCGTTACGCGGCGTGGGCCGCGGCCGATCCGGGTGACGTGGAGGCGTGGATCGGCGCGGTGCTCGCGGAACCGGCCCGCTCGGCGGCCGGGGAGCTGTTGCTCGGGCGCCCGGAGGCCGTGGCGGCGGTGCGTCGGGCGGTGGCGGCCGAAGGGGTGGAGCCGCCGGGCCCGTTGGAGCTCGCGGAGTGGCTGTGCGGCGCTGTCGCCGCGCCCGGCGGCGACAGCGGGTGGTGCGGCGACAGCGACTGGCGTGGCTAG
- the fxsT gene encoding FxSxx-COOH system tetratricopeptide repeat protein: MTVAAAEPPPEAARESARAGQAPDTPNPDAPTWTELADAVYLAACRDAALPVFPPRQAARGTVTPGRPAPDVPHTPDAPDTPDAPDGPDAPGGRPQEHPRERPQEHPRERPQQHPRERPQEHQRTAHEKAPPVAAAPVRPLVGLRGGFGGAPGGEQAARAEGARLGSLALGRALRPLRLFWSSPYDTALDEEATAEQAAVDGLWTPVCRSLPERRQDLLLLVDDGPSMALWRRTARQIVALMEQTAAFRTVRRLRWSPHGAPPAALSPSARQLVLVVTDGGHDAWRDGSAAAFLHRLAGTAPTAVLNVLPQHLWDLTLPTVTPTRLRTASPAEPNRRYDAETCPPEADALAPHAVPAPGPADAIAVPVVELRPESLGRWARLVAAADPSQWHRIAALLTAPAGDLRAEAVGPVPERLADVLLEGLDATDGPRRGAAPEPSPERDRAERAAAVVRRFRATASPAGFALAKRLAAVPLNLPVMRLLQQALPGTRFWNLAEIVLLGLVRRGDDTADVEDAYTVSYDFVEGVREELLALGRRADTIGALRQVQGFLGPRLEALWEGGGALVAPDGDPADPPITDQTRPFVTHLYTALCALSGPYLARANHLGRLLQSHAAGPRALTQDEAFTSGHKHSLQYSKADSGSNLKKSHQTAIRYRPQAPANTPDREGFSAPPPSRAASPTAPPPTAPSPSATTPPPSPSAPPRSLSGGPAVSAGLPVAPGPRGPHDPPRIWGNVPQRNRNFTGRQALLEQLQDRLGTGVTAVLPEALHGMGGVGKSQIAVEYVYRHSRDYRLIWWVASEQENQIVQSLIELGEQMGLQAGSEISAVPAVLDALRRGEPYSDWLLVFDNAEDPKEVRKYFPSDGPGRILVTSRNVQWSSTASSLEVDVFAREESVSLLRRRSPELPDEAVNHLAASLGDLPLAVEQASVWLAETGMPVQQYLELFERKWAELLQSDPPPDYEMPVAAAWNVSLERLREDRPDALQLLQVCAFFAPEPISWDLFSAVRGISVPQELQAALDDPVKLGRAVREIGRYALARIDHRQSTVQLHRLVQRVLVEQMNPQERAQMRHAAHQLLSNADPRNPQRATFWPRYSSLLTHLRASNAVECEEGWTRRLVLNEVWFLRARGDYSAALNLGERASEIWHDRLGEDHEEVLAIDQQIAGTVREQNLDLDRAFHMQAELVDRYRRVLGDAHENTLQAQSFMAGNHRIRGNFYEAREIDQRVYETSLAEFGPDDPATLLTAHNYAVSLRLAGSPEKARELDHDTWQRRVEVLGEDHLYTLTTYNAYLLDLQEVGRYEESLEGYEQLAEDLREQLGGDHWFTVQVVRNLCVTRRKKGDHEGAYELSTPYISLVRNRFGERSRQYLQMAISHANDLRQVGKLQEARQLTEQALEEHRGLYGREHPHSHAMAMNLAVTLRLLGENDSALALDQEIVDGLTRTLSAEHPRTLLARMNLASDHFALGRPDRAYEIDAAVAEEAARLRERHPANLAVQLNLSHDLRALGRTEESSQILEEALSTYRAILGPSHPATRDAEKGLRANADIDLISL, encoded by the coding sequence ATGACGGTCGCCGCCGCGGAGCCGCCGCCCGAGGCCGCACGGGAGTCCGCGCGCGCCGGGCAGGCCCCGGACACCCCGAATCCGGACGCGCCCACATGGACGGAGCTCGCGGACGCCGTGTACCTGGCCGCCTGCCGGGACGCGGCGCTGCCGGTGTTCCCGCCGCGGCAGGCGGCACGCGGCACGGTCACGCCGGGGCGCCCCGCCCCGGACGTCCCCCATACGCCTGACGCCCCCGATACGCCCGATGCCCCCGACGGCCCTGACGCCCCGGGCGGGCGCCCGCAGGAACACCCGCGGGAACGTCCGCAGGAACACCCGCGGGAGCGCCCCCAGCAGCACCCCCGGGAGCGCCCCCAGGAACACCAGCGGACCGCCCACGAGAAGGCTCCCCCCGTCGCCGCCGCCCCCGTCAGGCCGCTCGTCGGCCTGCGCGGCGGCTTCGGCGGTGCCCCGGGCGGCGAGCAGGCCGCCCGCGCGGAGGGCGCGCGGCTCGGCTCCCTCGCCCTCGGCCGCGCCCTGCGTCCGCTGCGCCTGTTCTGGTCCTCGCCGTACGACACGGCCCTCGACGAGGAGGCCACCGCCGAGCAGGCCGCCGTGGACGGCCTGTGGACGCCGGTGTGCCGCTCGCTGCCGGAGCGGCGGCAGGACCTGCTGCTGCTCGTGGACGACGGCCCCTCGATGGCCCTGTGGCGCCGCACGGCCCGTCAGATCGTCGCGCTGATGGAGCAGACGGCGGCGTTCCGCACGGTGCGGCGGCTGCGCTGGAGCCCGCACGGGGCCCCGCCCGCCGCCCTGTCGCCGAGCGCGCGCCAGCTGGTCCTCGTCGTCACGGACGGCGGCCACGACGCCTGGCGCGACGGCAGCGCCGCCGCGTTCCTGCACCGCCTCGCGGGCACCGCCCCCACCGCCGTCCTGAACGTGCTGCCCCAGCACCTGTGGGACCTCACCCTGCCCACGGTCACGCCCACCCGGCTGCGCACCGCGTCCCCGGCCGAGCCCAACCGCCGCTACGACGCCGAGACCTGCCCCCCGGAAGCCGACGCCCTGGCGCCCCACGCCGTCCCCGCGCCGGGCCCCGCGGACGCCATCGCCGTCCCGGTCGTGGAGCTGCGCCCGGAGTCGCTCGGCCGCTGGGCCCGCCTGGTGGCCGCGGCCGACCCCAGCCAGTGGCACCGCATCGCCGCGCTCCTGACGGCACCGGCCGGGGACCTGCGCGCGGAGGCGGTCGGCCCGGTGCCCGAGCGCCTCGCCGACGTGCTCCTGGAGGGCCTCGACGCGACCGACGGGCCGCGCCGGGGCGCCGCGCCCGAGCCGTCGCCGGAGCGGGACCGCGCCGAGCGGGCCGCCGCCGTGGTGCGCCGGTTCCGCGCCACCGCGTCACCCGCGGGCTTCGCCCTGGCCAAGCGCCTGGCGGCGGTGCCCCTGAACCTGCCGGTGATGCGGCTGCTCCAACAGGCCCTGCCGGGCACCCGGTTCTGGAACCTGGCGGAGATCGTGCTGCTCGGCCTGGTGCGCCGCGGCGACGACACCGCCGACGTCGAGGACGCGTACACCGTGTCGTACGACTTCGTGGAGGGCGTGCGCGAGGAGCTGCTCGCGCTCGGGCGGCGCGCCGACACGATCGGGGCGCTGCGGCAGGTCCAGGGGTTCCTGGGGCCCCGGCTCGAAGCGCTCTGGGAGGGCGGCGGCGCCCTGGTCGCGCCGGACGGCGACCCCGCGGACCCGCCGATCACGGACCAGACGCGCCCTTTCGTGACCCATCTCTACACCGCGCTCTGCGCCCTTTCGGGGCCTTATCTCGCCCGCGCCAATCACCTGGGAAGGCTGTTGCAAAGCCATGCGGCAGGCCCGCGCGCCCTGACTCAAGACGAAGCCTTTACATCAGGACATAAGCATTCATTACAGTACTCAAAGGCTGATAGCGGGTCAAACTTGAAAAAGAGCCATCAAACTGCGATACGGTACCGGCCGCAAGCCCCGGCGAACACCCCGGACCGCGAGGGCTTTTCGGCGCCGCCCCCATCCCGGGCCGCGTCCCCCACCGCCCCACCCCCCACTGCTCCCAGCCCCTCCGCAACCACCCCGCCCCCCTCCCCCTCAGCTCCCCCTCGCTCCCTTTCTGGAGGCCCCGCCGTGTCTGCCGGTCTGCCGGTTGCCCCGGGCCCGCGCGGCCCGCACGACCCGCCCCGAATCTGGGGGAACGTACCGCAGCGGAACAGGAACTTCACCGGCCGCCAAGCCCTGCTCGAACAGCTGCAGGACCGCCTCGGCACCGGAGTCACCGCGGTGCTCCCCGAGGCACTGCACGGCATGGGCGGCGTCGGGAAGTCACAGATCGCCGTCGAATACGTGTACCGGCACAGCCGCGACTACCGGCTCATCTGGTGGGTGGCCTCCGAACAGGAGAACCAGATCGTCCAGTCCCTCATCGAACTGGGCGAACAGATGGGGCTCCAGGCCGGCTCCGAGATCTCCGCGGTACCGGCCGTCCTCGACGCGCTGCGCAGGGGCGAGCCCTACAGCGATTGGCTGCTGGTGTTCGACAACGCCGAAGACCCCAAAGAAGTACGCAAGTACTTCCCCAGTGACGGCCCCGGACGGATCCTCGTCACCTCCCGCAACGTCCAGTGGTCCAGCACCGCGAGCTCCCTAGAGGTCGACGTGTTCGCCCGCGAGGAGAGCGTCTCGCTGCTGCGCCGCCGCAGCCCCGAACTCCCCGACGAGGCCGTCAACCACCTCGCCGCCTCCCTCGGCGACCTCCCCCTGGCCGTCGAACAGGCCTCCGTCTGGCTGGCCGAGACGGGCATGCCCGTCCAGCAGTACCTGGAACTCTTCGAACGCAAATGGGCCGAACTCCTCCAGTCCGACCCGCCGCCCGACTACGAGATGCCGGTCGCGGCCGCCTGGAACGTGTCCCTGGAACGCCTCCGCGAGGACCGCCCCGACGCCCTCCAACTCCTCCAGGTCTGCGCCTTCTTCGCCCCCGAACCCATCTCCTGGGACCTCTTCTCCGCCGTCCGCGGCATCTCCGTGCCCCAGGAACTCCAGGCCGCGCTCGACGACCCCGTCAAACTCGGCCGCGCCGTCCGCGAGATCGGCCGCTACGCCCTCGCCCGCATCGACCACCGCCAGTCGACCGTCCAGCTGCACCGCCTGGTCCAGCGCGTCCTCGTCGAGCAGATGAACCCCCAGGAGCGGGCCCAGATGCGGCACGCCGCCCACCAGCTCCTCTCCAACGCCGACCCCAGGAACCCCCAGCGCGCCACCTTCTGGCCGCGCTACTCCTCCCTCCTCACCCACCTGCGGGCCTCCAACGCCGTCGAATGCGAAGAGGGCTGGACCCGCCGCCTCGTCCTCAACGAGGTGTGGTTCCTGCGGGCCAGGGGGGACTACTCGGCCGCCCTCAACCTGGGCGAACGCGCGTCCGAGATCTGGCACGACCGGCTCGGCGAGGACCACGAGGAAGTCCTCGCCATCGATCAGCAGATCGCGGGGACGGTGCGCGAGCAGAACCTCGACCTCGACCGCGCCTTCCACATGCAGGCCGAACTCGTCGACCGCTACCGCAGGGTCCTCGGCGACGCCCACGAGAACACCCTCCAGGCCCAGAGCTTCATGGCGGGCAACCACCGCATCCGCGGCAACTTCTACGAAGCCCGCGAGATCGACCAGCGCGTCTACGAGACGAGCCTCGCCGAATTCGGCCCCGACGACCCCGCCACCCTCCTCACCGCCCACAACTACGCGGTGAGCCTGCGCCTCGCGGGCTCACCGGAGAAGGCACGGGAACTGGACCACGACACGTGGCAACGCCGCGTGGAGGTCCTCGGCGAGGACCACCTCTACACCCTGACCACGTACAACGCCTACCTGCTCGACCTCCAGGAAGTGGGCCGGTACGAGGAGTCCCTCGAAGGCTACGAACAACTCGCCGAGGACCTGCGCGAACAGCTCGGCGGAGACCACTGGTTCACCGTCCAGGTCGTCCGCAACCTGTGCGTGACCCGCCGCAAGAAGGGCGACCACGAGGGCGCGTACGAACTCTCCACCCCCTACATCTCCCTGGTGCGCAACCGCTTCGGGGAGCGCAGCCGCCAGTACCTGCAGATGGCCATCAGCCACGCCAACGACCTGCGCCAGGTCGGCAAGCTGCAAGAGGCCAGGCAGCTGACCGAACAGGCCCTGGAGGAGCACCGCGGACTCTACGGACGCGAACACCCGCACAGTCACGCCATGGCCATGAACCTCGCCGTGACCCTGCGCCTGCTCGGCGAGAACGACAGCGCCCTCGCCCTGGACCAGGAGATCGTCGACGGGCTGACCCGCACGCTCTCGGCCGAGCACCCGCGCACCCTGCTCGCCCGGATGAACCTGGCCAGCGACCACTTCGCACTCGGCCGCCCCGACCGGGCCTACGAGATCGACGCGGCCGTCGCCGAGGAGGCCGCCCGGCTGCGCGAACGGCACCCCGCGAACCTCGCCGTCCAGCTGAACCTGAGCCACGACCTCAGGGCGCTGGGCCGGACGGAGGAGAGCAGCCAGATCCTCGAAGAGGCGCTGTCCACCTACCGGGCCATCCTGGGCCCGTCCCACCCCGCGACCCGCGACGCCGAGAAGGGGCTCAGGGCCAACGCGGACATCGACCTGATCTCGCTCTAG
- a CDS encoding AAA family ATPase, which produces MLPEDGVPQGIRPVGAAGAEDVRSQDKTPDTDTATPAEAADPSATGTGPADGGPAPGPGPDPGPGPDPGPSGSLNSPAPAAPSGSASQNRWWIYRGSGQPLYDTTLRELLPDPPPWRRFTGGPVVPPPPADDDEVARRLGRPSGRSPASEQLRREADMVNAALLLRRPLLVTGRPGTGKSSLAYRISRELRLGRVLRWHITSRTTLRSGLYEYDAIGRVQDSAALRALRTAEDSPVAPRTADGTAAVDEQLPGIGDYVQLGPLGTALLPYETPRVLLIDELDKSDQDLANDLLSVFEEGQFPVSELLRARRRHPRVTVLTDDPEGAAEIVGGVVRCRAFPIVVITSNGEREFPPAFLRRCLRLHMPDPDRTQLVDMVTAHLAEGAATRAGDGGDLIERFLRRSRERGGLAIDQLLNSVYLTTSGRLPADAGALDELVDALWHRLDGAGAESRPG; this is translated from the coding sequence ATGCTTCCCGAGGACGGCGTGCCTCAAGGGATCCGCCCGGTCGGCGCGGCGGGCGCCGAGGACGTCCGGTCACAGGACAAGACTCCTGACACGGACACGGCGACACCCGCGGAAGCGGCGGACCCGTCGGCCACGGGCACCGGCCCCGCCGATGGCGGACCCGCCCCCGGGCCCGGTCCCGACCCCGGACCCGGTCCGGACCCGGGCCCTTCCGGCTCCCTCAACTCCCCCGCCCCAGCCGCGCCTTCCGGCTCCGCCAGCCAGAACCGCTGGTGGATCTACCGGGGTTCGGGTCAGCCCCTGTACGACACGACCCTGCGCGAGCTGCTGCCCGACCCTCCGCCCTGGCGCCGGTTCACCGGCGGGCCCGTGGTGCCGCCGCCGCCCGCCGACGACGACGAGGTCGCGCGCAGGCTCGGCAGGCCCTCCGGGCGCTCCCCGGCCTCCGAGCAGCTGCGGCGCGAGGCCGATATGGTCAATGCGGCTTTGCTTCTGCGACGCCCGCTCCTCGTGACGGGCCGCCCCGGCACGGGCAAGAGCAGCCTCGCCTACCGCATCAGCCGCGAGCTGCGGCTCGGCCGGGTCCTTCGCTGGCACATCACCAGCAGGACGACACTGCGCTCGGGCCTGTACGAGTACGACGCGATCGGCCGCGTCCAGGACTCCGCCGCGCTGCGCGCGCTGCGCACGGCGGAGGACTCCCCCGTCGCACCCCGGACGGCCGACGGCACGGCGGCAGTCGACGAGCAGCTTCCCGGAATCGGCGACTACGTCCAACTCGGCCCCCTGGGGACGGCGTTACTCCCGTACGAGACGCCGCGGGTGCTGCTGATCGACGAGCTGGACAAGAGCGACCAGGACCTGGCCAACGATCTGCTGAGCGTCTTCGAAGAGGGCCAGTTCCCCGTCTCCGAACTGCTGCGGGCCCGGCGGCGCCATCCGCGCGTGACCGTCCTGACCGACGACCCGGAGGGCGCCGCGGAGATCGTCGGCGGCGTCGTCCGCTGCCGCGCCTTCCCGATCGTGGTCATCACCTCCAACGGCGAACGCGAGTTCCCGCCCGCCTTCTTACGCCGCTGTTTGCGCCTGCATATGCCGGACCCGGATCGTACGCAGCTCGTCGACATGGTGACGGCACACCTCGCGGAGGGCGCGGCCACCCGCGCCGGGGACGGCGGCGACCTGATCGAGCGGTTCCTCCGGCGCAGCAGGGAGCGCGGCGGTCTGGCCATCGACCAGCTGCTGAACTCCGTGTACTTGACAACCTCGGGACGCCTACCCGCCGACGCGGGGGCGCTCGACGAACTGGTCGACGCCCTGTGGCACCGGCTCGACGGGGCGGGGGCGGAATCGAGGCCGGGATGA
- a CDS encoding trypsin-like peptidase domain-containing protein: protein MAEGDGQSTPAAGRVRVLTPAGDLRGAGIMVAPCYVLTCAHVVAGALRRTSPDAPAEAVRVDVGGHPEVVSGEATVVPGGWFPGPEDGVGDLAVLTTTWRPPPDVGFARLGPCGEPDRREVSVYGHPARAPDGLWSRASLAGRGGPHLGWVQLDGLDSASAWIEPGFSGAGVWDPATRRVVGMLTAALGDRRTRAAWMLPMEAVARLCPALAPAVDGGGNGTAGPAEPPGHGTATQPRAERPPPRLPTDRDQFALADALLRVPLVEEDRAAVLRRLLPAHIRHGVRDHSRPRLQVFHVVQACVDHRDGREALVAALRMLDESSEPARAALALFDEVWPQAPGGDAP, encoded by the coding sequence GTGGCCGAGGGGGATGGGCAGAGCACGCCCGCGGCGGGGCGCGTGCGCGTCCTCACGCCGGCGGGCGACTTACGGGGCGCCGGCATCATGGTGGCTCCCTGCTACGTACTGACCTGCGCGCACGTGGTCGCGGGCGCCCTGCGCCGGACGAGCCCCGACGCTCCCGCCGAGGCGGTCCGCGTGGACGTCGGCGGCCACCCGGAGGTGGTGTCCGGCGAGGCCACGGTCGTGCCCGGCGGCTGGTTCCCGGGACCGGAGGACGGGGTCGGCGACCTCGCGGTCCTCACCACCACCTGGCGGCCGCCCCCCGACGTCGGCTTCGCGCGGCTCGGCCCCTGCGGCGAACCCGACCGGCGCGAGGTGAGCGTGTACGGCCACCCCGCCCGCGCCCCCGACGGGCTGTGGTCCAGAGCGAGCCTCGCGGGCCGCGGCGGGCCGCACCTGGGCTGGGTGCAGCTCGACGGGCTCGACTCCGCGAGCGCCTGGATCGAGCCGGGCTTCAGCGGCGCGGGCGTCTGGGACCCCGCCACGCGCAGGGTGGTCGGCATGCTCACGGCCGCGCTCGGCGACCGGCGCACCAGGGCGGCGTGGATGCTCCCCATGGAGGCGGTGGCCCGGCTGTGCCCCGCCCTCGCCCCGGCGGTCGACGGCGGCGGGAACGGCACCGCGGGCCCGGCGGAGCCCCCGGGCCACGGCACCGCGACGCAGCCGCGCGCCGAGCGTCCGCCGCCGCGACTCCCCACCGACCGCGATCAGTTCGCCCTCGCCGACGCCCTCCTGCGGGTGCCCCTGGTCGAGGAGGACCGCGCGGCCGTGCTGCGGCGGCTGCTCCCCGCACACATCCGGCACGGCGTCCGGGACCACTCCAGACCGCGCCTCCAGGTCTTCCACGTCGTACAGGCCTGCGTCGACCACCGCGACGGCAGGGAGGCGCTCGTGGCCGCGCTGCGCATGCTTGACGAGTCGTCAGAACCGGCACGGGCGGCGCTCGCCCTGTTCGACGAGGTGTGGCCGCAGGCGCCGGGCGGCGATGCCCCGTGA